From Acinetobacter suaedae, one genomic window encodes:
- a CDS encoding pyridoxamine 5'-phosphate oxidase family protein → MILEKDWKNIQHVFSEAQRSSLHASIATIDSFGQPTITPIGTIFLNDNQTAYFFDTYTEKLSENVIQNPKACIQAINTSKWFWLRSFIKGQFDKYFGVRLYVEIGNLRLATEQEIHAVDRRTKPLQWTKGSQLIWSDFTHVRDIKINEFRWIKYPRMMENLF, encoded by the coding sequence ATGATTTTGGAAAAAGATTGGAAAAATATTCAACATGTATTTAGTGAGGCACAAAGATCATCATTACATGCGTCTATCGCTACAATAGATTCTTTTGGACAACCGACTATTACGCCTATTGGCACAATCTTTTTAAACGATAATCAAACAGCTTATTTCTTTGACACTTACACAGAAAAGCTAAGTGAAAATGTTATTCAGAATCCCAAAGCCTGCATCCAAGCAATTAATACAAGTAAGTGGTTTTGGTTACGCTCCTTTATCAAAGGTCAATTTGATAAATATTTTGGTGTTCGCCTATATGTAGAAATAGGTAACTTACGCCTCGCTACTGAACAAGAAATACATGCAGTTGATCGGAGAACTAAACCTTTACAATGGACTAAAGGGAGTCAGTTGATTTGGTCTGATTTTACTCATGTTAGGGATATAAAAATCAATGAG
- a CDS encoding phospholipase D family protein, translating into MIENSYHFKVITLAIVLGLSGCTLPTNQNNEWSNHPLQTKTKWVNDPQSELNIEQGLTAVLALDDAFLSIASRMHLIRNAKHQLDLQYYIWNDDIIGNLMLYELLKAADRGVKIRLLIDDQNGTKLDKTLEALSQHPNLEIRIFNPYKFRHLRFIDYIFRLNQINHRMHNKLTIADSSIAVTGGRNISSEYFEASDQFQFSDMDILFYGSSVDHAVEIFNEFWNSDLSYSTEQLIGKGTNQQLEQIKQHYQALDEKNTLTESKLESAQDYLKIRLQNYPIQWVKAHFVADHPNKASGQAKEQDLLYSQVIKIMGKPEQHMELVSAYFVPTKRGTEYLNQLSNNGIKVRVLTNSLVANDVAVVHSFYSQYRKSLLQNGVQLYEFKPNIERKKRTWYEVATGSVIPVKGKNRSSLHAKFFDVDGKVFIGSFNFDPRSAHLNTEVGLVVESDHLQNQITTLLDEHMLQVAYQLKLDTDGNIIWYEHKENGEIIKHHHDPESTKFQRFTMNFVSYFPVEWMM; encoded by the coding sequence ATGATAGAAAATTCATACCATTTTAAAGTCATAACACTTGCCATTGTCTTAGGACTGAGTGGTTGTACTTTACCAACCAATCAAAATAATGAGTGGAGTAATCATCCCTTGCAGACTAAAACAAAGTGGGTAAATGACCCACAATCTGAGCTTAACATTGAACAAGGTCTAACAGCGGTTTTGGCTTTAGATGACGCATTTCTAAGCATTGCCTCTCGTATGCACTTAATTCGAAATGCAAAACATCAACTGGACCTCCAATATTATATTTGGAATGACGATATTATCGGCAACTTGATGTTGTATGAGTTACTCAAAGCAGCAGACCGAGGGGTGAAAATCCGCTTATTAATCGACGATCAAAATGGAACAAAACTTGATAAAACACTTGAAGCACTTTCTCAACATCCGAATTTAGAAATTCGTATTTTTAACCCATATAAATTCAGACATCTTCGTTTTATTGACTATATCTTTAGGCTCAATCAGATCAACCATCGTATGCACAATAAACTTACTATTGCGGATTCATCGATTGCTGTTACTGGCGGTCGAAACATTAGTAGTGAGTATTTTGAAGCAAGTGATCAATTTCAGTTTAGTGATATGGATATCTTGTTCTATGGATCTTCTGTAGATCATGCCGTGGAAATATTTAATGAATTTTGGAATAGTGATTTGAGTTATTCGACCGAACAACTGATTGGTAAAGGAACAAACCAACAACTCGAACAAATCAAACAGCACTATCAGGCACTGGATGAAAAAAATACATTAACAGAGAGTAAATTAGAGTCTGCTCAAGATTATTTGAAAATTCGACTTCAAAATTATCCTATTCAATGGGTCAAAGCACATTTCGTTGCGGATCACCCAAATAAAGCATCAGGACAAGCAAAGGAACAAGATCTTTTGTATTCTCAAGTCATAAAAATTATGGGGAAACCAGAACAACATATGGAGTTAGTCTCTGCGTATTTTGTACCTACCAAACGTGGGACAGAATACTTAAATCAACTCTCAAATAATGGCATCAAGGTTCGTGTATTAACCAATAGTTTAGTTGCTAATGATGTCGCCGTGGTTCATTCCTTTTATAGTCAATACCGAAAATCACTGTTGCAAAATGGTGTGCAACTTTATGAGTTCAAACCAAATATTGAACGCAAGAAAAGGACTTGGTATGAAGTTGCTACAGGTAGTGTCATTCCAGTCAAAGGCAAAAACCGTTCAAGCTTACATGCAAAATTTTTTGATGTAGATGGTAAAGTTTTTATTGGCTCCTTTAACTTTGATCCGCGATCGGCTCACTTAAATACTGAAGTTGGATTGGTTGTTGAATCTGATCATTTACAAAATCAAATCACCACACTTCTTGATGAACATATGCTACAAGTTGCCTATCAACTCAAACTTGATACGGATGGCAATATTATCTGGTATGAACATAAAGAAAATGGCGAGATAATAAAGCATCACCATGATCCTGAAAGCACTAAATTTCAGCGTTTTACTATGAACTTTGTGTCATATTTTCCAGTGGAATGGATGATGTAG
- a CDS encoding metal/formaldehyde-sensitive transcriptional repressor has product MPKQLEDKKKILTRVKRIQGQVQSVERALENDTECADILQQICAVRGALNGLMTELLEIHLKDTLVVGESSELQRSQELNQVSKILKSYLK; this is encoded by the coding sequence ATGCCTAAACAATTAGAGGATAAAAAAAAGATCCTCACTCGTGTAAAACGAATTCAAGGTCAAGTTCAGAGTGTGGAACGTGCTTTGGAGAATGACACAGAATGCGCTGATATTTTGCAGCAAATCTGTGCAGTTCGTGGTGCATTAAACGGTTTGATGACTGAACTTCTCGAAATCCATTTAAAAGATACATTGGTTGTCGGTGAGTCTTCAGAGTTGCAACGCAGCCAAGAATTAAATCAAGTCAGTAAAATTCTTAAATCATATTTAAAGTAA
- a CDS encoding S-(hydroxymethyl)glutathione dehydrogenase/class III alcohol dehydrogenase, protein MKSRAAVAFAAGEPLKIVKLDVEPPKAGEVLIKITHTGVCHTDAFTLSGDDPEGVFPAVLGHEGAGVVVQVGEGVTSVAVGDHVIPLYTAECKECLFCKSGKTNLCVAVRATQGKGVMPDGTTRFSYNGQPIYHYMGCSTFSEYTVVAEVSLAKINPEANHEQVCLLGCGVTTGIGAVHNTAKVQEGDSVAVFGLGGIGLAVVQGARQAKAGRIIVVDTNPDKFELAKQFGATDFLNPKDYEQPIQQVIVEMTGWGVDHSFECIGNTNVMRSALECAHRGWGQSVIIGVAGAGQEISTRPFQLVTGRKWMGTAFGGVKGRSQLPKMVEDAMNGEIQLEPFVTHTMPLEDINDAFDLMHEGKSIRTVIHF, encoded by the coding sequence ATTAAATCTCGTGCAGCCGTGGCTTTTGCCGCAGGTGAACCATTAAAAATTGTGAAGCTTGATGTTGAGCCACCAAAGGCAGGTGAAGTCCTCATTAAAATTACTCATACAGGTGTATGTCACACCGATGCCTTCACTTTATCAGGTGATGATCCTGAGGGTGTTTTCCCAGCAGTATTGGGACATGAAGGGGCTGGTGTTGTGGTGCAGGTCGGTGAAGGCGTGACTAGCGTTGCTGTTGGAGATCACGTAATCCCACTATACACAGCAGAGTGTAAAGAATGCTTGTTCTGTAAATCGGGTAAAACCAATCTTTGTGTAGCAGTCCGAGCAACTCAAGGTAAAGGCGTAATGCCTGATGGTACAACTCGTTTCTCGTATAATGGTCAACCGATTTATCACTATATGGGATGTTCAACTTTTAGTGAATATACAGTTGTGGCTGAAGTGTCTCTGGCAAAAATCAATCCTGAGGCGAATCATGAACAAGTCTGTTTGTTAGGCTGTGGTGTGACGACGGGGATAGGTGCAGTACATAACACAGCTAAAGTTCAAGAGGGTGATAGTGTTGCTGTGTTCGGTTTGGGTGGAATTGGTCTTGCTGTTGTACAAGGCGCACGCCAAGCCAAAGCTGGACGTATTATTGTCGTCGATACCAATCCAGACAAATTCGAACTCGCAAAACAGTTTGGTGCAACTGATTTCTTAAATCCTAAAGACTATGAGCAACCAATTCAACAAGTGATTGTTGAAATGACAGGTTGGGGCGTTGATCATTCTTTTGAATGTATTGGCAATACCAATGTTATGCGTTCTGCACTGGAATGTGCTCATCGTGGTTGGGGGCAATCGGTGATTATTGGTGTAGCTGGTGCAGGGCAGGAAATCTCGACTCGTCCATTCCAATTAGTAACAGGTCGTAAGTGGATGGGTACTGCTTTTGGTGGGGTGAAAGGTCGTTCACAATTACCAAAAATGGTAGAAGATGCGATGAACGGTGAGATTCAGCTTGAACCATTTGTAACCCATACTATGCCACTTGAAGATATCAATGATGCTTTTGATCTCATGCATGAAGGCAAATCGATCCGTACAGTGATTCATTTTTAA
- the atzF gene encoding allophanate hydrolase: protein MHEIKTLGWTISEWQTAYSKNEIQLDTLKDLVASIDPQDNAWISIATVEQVEQQIQVLNELCKEAENLHKQFPLYGIPFAVKDNIDVTGFASTAACKSLTSIATHDAETVRLLKQAGAIVIGKTNLDQFATGLVGTRSPFGAVANTFNSKYVSGGSSSGSASVVARGLVPFALGTDTAGSGRVPAAFNNIVGLKPTKGRFSNRGLLPACKSLDCISIFALTVVDADLVANILEAYDPLDSYSRKHPKNVPARFSNKLKFAIPEKLNFFGDDQAETIFNQTIQLLESLNAEIIKIDFSDFEKLAAQLYQGSWVAERTAAVEDLLKTNPDAFDPTVLEIIQNGEKYSAVDAYNAEYLKQDLARKIQQRLADFDALIVPTTPTIYTIEQVQQHPIEYNAHFGTYTNFTNLADLSALALPAGFRADHLPFGITLIAPAWHDAALVHFGKAWQNYLALKLGALDKTLPLSSTTLVSPHHIRVAVVGAHLTGMPLNFQLTTRDAVHIETTKTSKNYALYALNGTVPPKPGLARQQDGQNIIVELWDVPIARFGEFVAEIPTPLGMGNVELEDGRWVKGFICEPYGIDDAENISHFGGWRAYIQHRNSQAANTAN from the coding sequence ATGCATGAGATAAAAACTTTAGGTTGGACAATTTCAGAGTGGCAAACGGCTTATTCGAAAAATGAGATCCAACTCGATACTTTAAAAGATTTAGTTGCATCAATTGATCCTCAAGACAATGCGTGGATTTCAATTGCGACGGTAGAGCAAGTGGAACAGCAAATTCAGGTTCTCAATGAACTATGTAAAGAAGCTGAAAATTTGCATAAGCAGTTTCCACTTTACGGTATACCATTCGCTGTGAAAGACAATATTGATGTCACAGGGTTTGCTTCAACAGCAGCATGTAAATCTCTAACATCGATTGCAACACACGATGCCGAAACAGTGCGTTTGTTGAAACAAGCTGGTGCTATCGTAATCGGTAAAACGAATCTTGATCAATTTGCAACAGGCTTGGTGGGAACGCGTTCACCTTTTGGTGCTGTTGCAAATACATTTAATTCTAAATATGTCAGTGGCGGATCAAGTTCTGGTTCAGCAAGTGTCGTTGCTCGTGGTTTAGTTCCATTTGCATTAGGTACAGATACCGCAGGTTCTGGTCGAGTGCCAGCGGCATTTAACAATATTGTTGGGCTGAAACCAACCAAAGGGCGTTTTTCAAATCGTGGTTTATTGCCTGCATGCAAAAGTCTAGATTGTATATCGATTTTTGCTTTAACTGTTGTTGATGCAGACTTGGTTGCAAATATTTTAGAAGCCTATGATCCATTAGATAGTTATTCACGTAAGCATCCCAAAAATGTGCCAGCACGTTTCTCTAACAAATTAAAATTTGCAATTCCAGAAAAGCTTAACTTCTTTGGTGATGATCAAGCCGAAACTATTTTTAATCAAACGATTCAGTTACTTGAATCTTTGAATGCAGAAATCATTAAAATTGATTTCTCAGACTTTGAAAAACTGGCTGCGCAACTTTATCAAGGATCTTGGGTCGCAGAACGAACTGCTGCAGTTGAAGATTTACTCAAAACCAATCCCGATGCTTTTGATCCAACGGTATTAGAAATTATTCAAAATGGTGAAAAATATTCAGCGGTAGATGCCTACAATGCTGAATATTTAAAACAAGATCTCGCTCGAAAAATTCAACAACGATTGGCCGATTTTGATGCCTTAATTGTTCCCACAACCCCAACGATTTATACCATTGAGCAAGTTCAACAGCATCCAATTGAATACAATGCACATTTTGGAACATATACCAACTTTACGAATTTAGCAGATCTTAGCGCTCTAGCTTTACCAGCAGGATTTAGAGCTGACCATTTACCTTTCGGTATCACTTTAATTGCACCAGCTTGGCACGATGCGGCATTGGTTCATTTTGGCAAAGCTTGGCAAAACTATCTTGCACTGAAATTAGGGGCATTGGATAAAACTTTGCCGTTAAGTTCGACAACGCTTGTTTCTCCACATCATATTCGTGTTGCTGTCGTCGGTGCTCATTTGACAGGTATGCCGCTGAATTTTCAGCTCACTACCCGTGATGCTGTGCATATCGAAACCACCAAAACTTCTAAAAACTATGCGCTTTATGCCTTGAATGGCACTGTTCCACCAAAACCAGGATTAGCACGTCAACAAGATGGTCAAAACATCATTGTTGAGCTTTGGGATGTGCCAATTGCACGATTTGGCGAGTTTGTAGCAGAAATCCCAACGCCTCTAGGTATGGGGAATGTCGAGCTGGAAGATGGTCGCTGGGTGAAAGGTTTTATTTGTGAGCCTTATGGCATAGATGATGCAGAGAATATTAGTCATTTTGGTGGATGGAGAGCCTATATCCAACATCGTAACAGTCAAGCGGCAAACACAGCGAATTAA
- the uca gene encoding urea carboxylase, producing the protein MFKTVLIANRGEIAVRAIRTLKKLGVTSVAVYSDSDRYAQHVEDADIAIALDGLKPADTYLSIEKLIQAAKKTGAEAIFPGYGFLSESADFARACEENNIAFMGPTAEQILEFGLKHRARELAAAANVPMTPGTGLLNSLEEALTAADRIGYPIMLKSTAGGGGIGLTRCDTPQALTDAYESVKRLGEQFFKDAGVFIECFIDKARHVEVQIFGDGKGQVVAFGERDCSLQRRNQKVVEETPAANLPEATRKKLHLAAVELGKSVNYRSAGTVEFIYDANRDEFYFLEVNTRLQVEHPVTEMVTGLDLIECMLKVAAGDELDWAYLSNIQPKGAAIEVRVYAEDPVKNFQPSPGVLTEVAFPEGIRVDTWVKTGTEISQYFDPMIAKIIVHADDRASAIEKLKNVLAETRLNGISTNLDYARAIVSDQRFESMQIWTRMLDDFNYTPNVIEVVQAGTLSSIQDYPGRTGYWDIGVPPSGPMDDYAFQLANRIVGNDAKAAGFEFTLVGPTLKFHADTTIALAGASCVALLDDKKIDFWKPVEVKAGQILKIGQVESGCRTYLAVRNGLDVPLYLGSRSTFALGNFGGHAGRTLRVGDMIKMVEPTFASAELPLAHDEPQALSADLIPEYSNEWEIAVLYGPHGAPDFFKPEYVEEFFASEWTVHFNSNRLGVRLSGPTPSWARENGGEAGLHPSNVHDCEYAIGAINFTGDFPVILAKDGPSLGGFVCPVTIAKAELWKVGQLKADDKIRFYPISVEQANELERKQIENIQNFAEASKVVETIEPIQEVVSTILAQREPTDLSPKTVYRQAGDSYILLEYGENVLDLALRLRVHQLIQMIRNVKIAGVLELSPGVRSLQIKYDGLVIPQSQLIAHLLQLEEEMGDLSQLKIPSRIVHLPMAFEDSATLGAVERYQESVCSKAPWLPNNVDFIQRINGLAHRNEVKDIIFDANYLILGLGDVYLTAPCAVPIDPRHRLLSSKYNPARTFTAEGTVGIGGMYMCIYGMDSPGGYQLIGRTLPIWNKFKKNKQFGDKQWFLQFFDQIKYFEVTEEELNQWRADFENGCAEIKIEETEFDYADYVKFLDDEAESIAEFKARQQQAFTTEVDRWKEEFAAQPEEQIQENNHADYSHLASLNASMTGNIWKIFVEHGQEVKKGETVAIIEAMKMELPVYAEEDGIVKAIICRAGQTVHSGEPLVYME; encoded by the coding sequence ATGTTTAAAACTGTACTTATTGCAAACCGTGGTGAAATTGCTGTACGGGCGATTCGCACACTTAAAAAACTAGGTGTAACTAGTGTTGCTGTGTATTCGGATAGTGATCGTTATGCACAACATGTTGAAGATGCTGATATTGCAATTGCATTAGACGGTTTAAAACCAGCAGATACTTATTTGAGTATCGAAAAATTAATTCAGGCTGCTAAAAAAACTGGCGCTGAGGCAATATTCCCAGGTTATGGTTTCCTTTCTGAAAGTGCTGATTTTGCTCGCGCCTGTGAAGAAAATAATATTGCCTTTATGGGGCCTACAGCTGAGCAAATTCTAGAATTTGGTTTAAAGCATCGTGCTCGTGAGTTGGCTGCTGCTGCCAATGTTCCGATGACTCCGGGAACAGGATTGCTGAACAGCTTAGAAGAAGCTCTTACCGCGGCGGATCGTATTGGCTATCCAATTATGCTGAAAAGTACTGCAGGCGGTGGTGGTATTGGTTTAACCCGTTGTGATACGCCACAAGCCTTGACCGATGCATACGAAAGTGTAAAACGTTTGGGCGAACAGTTCTTTAAGGATGCAGGCGTATTTATTGAATGCTTTATTGATAAAGCTCGTCATGTTGAAGTACAAATTTTTGGTGATGGAAAAGGGCAAGTCGTTGCCTTTGGTGAGCGTGATTGTTCTTTGCAACGTCGTAATCAAAAAGTGGTAGAGGAAACACCTGCGGCAAATTTACCTGAAGCGACACGCAAAAAATTGCATCTAGCAGCAGTGGAATTAGGTAAATCCGTTAATTATCGTAGTGCAGGAACTGTGGAGTTTATCTACGATGCCAATCGAGATGAGTTTTATTTTCTTGAAGTGAATACGCGTTTACAGGTTGAGCATCCAGTCACTGAAATGGTGACGGGTTTAGACTTGATTGAATGCATGCTTAAAGTGGCTGCGGGTGACGAACTCGATTGGGCATATCTCAGCAATATTCAGCCTAAAGGTGCTGCGATTGAAGTACGAGTTTACGCCGAAGATCCTGTGAAAAATTTCCAACCAAGTCCGGGTGTACTGACAGAAGTTGCATTTCCAGAGGGGATTCGGGTTGATACTTGGGTCAAAACAGGCACAGAGATTTCTCAATACTTCGACCCAATGATTGCCAAGATTATTGTGCATGCTGATGATCGTGCTAGTGCTATTGAAAAATTAAAGAATGTATTGGCTGAAACACGCTTGAACGGTATCAGTACAAACTTAGATTACGCACGTGCCATCGTTTCAGATCAGCGCTTTGAATCTATGCAAATTTGGACAAGAATGTTGGATGATTTCAACTACACACCAAATGTAATTGAAGTAGTTCAAGCAGGGACGTTGAGTTCAATTCAAGATTATCCAGGTCGTACAGGTTACTGGGATATTGGTGTACCGCCATCTGGCCCAATGGATGACTATGCATTTCAGCTTGCCAATCGTATTGTTGGAAATGATGCTAAAGCCGCAGGTTTTGAGTTTACCTTAGTTGGACCAACATTAAAGTTCCATGCAGATACAACCATTGCTCTTGCAGGTGCAAGCTGTGTAGCTTTATTGGACGATAAAAAAATTGATTTTTGGAAACCTGTTGAAGTTAAAGCAGGACAAATTTTAAAAATCGGTCAAGTTGAATCAGGGTGTCGCACATATTTAGCCGTACGAAATGGTTTGGATGTCCCTTTATATTTAGGCAGTCGTTCTACTTTTGCGCTTGGTAATTTTGGTGGTCATGCAGGTCGTACCTTACGTGTCGGTGACATGATAAAAATGGTTGAGCCAACATTTGCTAGCGCAGAGTTGCCACTTGCTCATGATGAACCTCAAGCATTGTCGGCTGACTTGATTCCTGAATACAGTAATGAATGGGAAATTGCGGTGTTATATGGCCCTCATGGCGCACCAGATTTCTTTAAACCTGAATATGTAGAAGAATTTTTTGCTTCGGAATGGACAGTACACTTTAACTCGAATCGTTTAGGTGTGCGTTTGTCAGGACCAACACCAAGCTGGGCAAGAGAAAATGGTGGTGAAGCAGGCCTACATCCATCTAATGTCCATGACTGTGAATATGCGATTGGCGCAATTAACTTCACAGGTGATTTCCCTGTTATTTTAGCGAAAGATGGCCCAAGTTTAGGTGGTTTCGTTTGTCCTGTGACCATCGCTAAAGCAGAACTTTGGAAAGTTGGGCAGCTCAAAGCTGATGATAAAATCCGTTTTTATCCGATTAGCGTTGAACAAGCCAATGAATTAGAGCGTAAGCAAATTGAAAATATCCAAAACTTTGCGGAAGCAAGCAAAGTTGTAGAAACGATTGAGCCAATTCAAGAGGTTGTTAGTACGATCTTGGCACAGCGTGAACCGACAGATTTATCTCCAAAAACAGTTTATCGTCAAGCAGGGGATAGTTATATCCTATTAGAATACGGTGAAAATGTTTTAGATTTGGCTTTGCGTTTACGAGTGCACCAACTTATTCAAATGATCCGTAATGTAAAAATTGCGGGCGTATTGGAGCTGTCACCGGGTGTTCGTTCACTACAGATTAAATACGATGGTTTAGTGATTCCACAATCACAGTTGATTGCTCACTTACTTCAACTTGAAGAAGAAATGGGAGATTTAAGTCAATTAAAAATCCCATCTCGTATCGTACATTTGCCAATGGCGTTTGAAGATAGTGCGACTTTGGGGGCAGTTGAACGCTATCAAGAAAGTGTTTGTTCTAAAGCACCGTGGTTACCAAACAACGTTGACTTTATCCAACGTATTAATGGTTTGGCACATCGCAATGAAGTCAAAGATATTATTTTTGATGCGAACTATTTAATTCTTGGCTTAGGTGATGTGTATTTGACGGCACCTTGTGCCGTGCCAATTGACCCACGCCATCGTTTACTGAGCTCAAAATATAATCCAGCTCGTACTTTTACTGCAGAAGGAACAGTTGGGATTGGCGGTATGTACATGTGTATCTATGGCATGGATTCACCAGGTGGCTATCAGTTGATTGGGCGGACTTTACCAATTTGGAACAAGTTTAAGAAAAACAAACAATTTGGCGATAAACAATGGTTCTTACAATTCTTTGATCAAATTAAATATTTTGAGGTGACAGAAGAAGAACTGAATCAATGGCGTGCAGACTTTGAAAATGGTTGTGCTGAGATCAAGATTGAAGAAACAGAATTCGATTATGCGGATTATGTGAAATTCTTAGATGATGAAGCTGAAAGTATTGCCGAATTTAAAGCTAGGCAACAACAAGCATTCACGACTGAGGTGGATCGCTGGAAAGAGGAGTTTGCAGCTCAACCCGAAGAACAGATTCAAGAAAATAACCATGCTGATTACAGTCATTTAGCATCATTGAATGCATCGATGACAGGTAATATCTGGAAAATTTTTGTTGAGCATGGTCAAGAGGTTAAAAAAGGTGAAACTGTTGCTATTATTGAAGCAATGAAAATGGAACTTCCTGTTTATGCAGAAGAAGATGGCATTGTAAAAGCTATTATTTGTAGAGCAGGACAAACCGTACATAGTGGTGAACCACTGGTTTATATGGAATAA
- a CDS encoding GntR family transcriptional regulator translates to MKETKIKTTKSSDNLSELVYQRIKNDIFDFKLMPGERFTESEVAKAYDVSRTPIRQALYRLQQEGYVDVSFRSGWQIRPLNFRYYEELYDVRIVLEKDSIRKLCQMDHQNSVELSVLKDLWLIEPHQYLKDIKQLSQQDEDFHCALVRASGNNEMARIHRDLSERIRIIRRLDFSKDYRVEATYQEHQKILGYIFNRKVDEAIQAIEAHIMQSRDEVKKITLQMLDSSQFY, encoded by the coding sequence ATGAAAGAAACCAAAATAAAAACAACAAAAAGCTCAGACAATTTGTCTGAGCTGGTTTACCAACGCATTAAGAATGATATCTTTGATTTCAAACTGATGCCGGGTGAACGTTTCACTGAATCTGAAGTTGCAAAAGCTTATGATGTAAGTCGCACCCCAATCCGACAAGCATTGTATCGTTTGCAACAAGAGGGTTATGTTGATGTGAGTTTTCGTAGCGGTTGGCAAATCCGACCGCTCAATTTTCGATATTATGAAGAACTTTATGATGTCCGGATCGTATTAGAAAAAGATTCGATTCGCAAACTTTGTCAGATGGATCATCAAAACTCGGTTGAATTATCCGTTCTAAAAGATTTATGGTTGATTGAACCACATCAATACCTAAAAGACATTAAACAACTGTCACAACAAGATGAAGATTTCCATTGTGCTTTGGTTCGTGCTTCTGGAAATAATGAAATGGCGAGAATTCATCGTGATTTGAGTGAGCGAATCCGTATTATCCGTCGTTTAGATTTCTCTAAAGATTATCGGGTCGAGGCAACTTATCAGGAGCATCAGAAAATACTGGGTTATATTTTTAATCGTAAAGTAGATGAAGCCATTCAGGCGATTGAAGCACATATTATGCAAAGTCGTGATGAAGTGAAAAAAATTACTTTACAGATGTTGGATTCGAGTCAGTTTTATTAG
- a CDS encoding AraC family transcriptional regulator produces MMNDQILSSLFLKLVAKEGFFATAIDGITLMRVDHNTPPLAVLQEPTLVFVLQGSKRGYIGTETYAFQQGECLIVSVSMPFDCDTVASPELPMIAVSMKLEADMVNELLAKTYFENDQFKPLTTGMSVIQFDQTISNVLIRLLKALTSEQDCLILGDQIKRELLYRVIQHSGADALKGLVAKGNLRPIYKICEYIQHHFTEKITVEMLAEQANMSTSAFHKAFKQVTLHAPLQYLKIVRLHKAKQILQNENQSVAQAAYAVGYQGSSQFSREFKKQFGFSPNQVNSDVDKE; encoded by the coding sequence ATGATGAATGATCAAATACTTAGCTCACTTTTTCTAAAACTTGTTGCTAAAGAAGGCTTCTTTGCTACGGCGATAGATGGCATCACTTTGATGCGCGTAGATCACAACACACCACCACTAGCCGTATTGCAAGAACCGACTCTAGTTTTTGTTTTGCAAGGCAGTAAACGTGGCTATATCGGAACTGAAACCTATGCATTTCAGCAAGGTGAATGCCTAATCGTTTCAGTATCTATGCCATTTGATTGTGATACGGTTGCAAGCCCTGAATTGCCTATGATTGCGGTTAGCATGAAACTAGAGGCGGATATGGTAAATGAATTGCTTGCTAAAACCTATTTTGAGAATGATCAATTTAAACCACTTACAACAGGTATGAGTGTAATCCAATTTGATCAAACGATTTCAAATGTATTAATCCGATTATTAAAAGCGCTGACATCAGAACAAGACTGCTTGATTTTAGGTGATCAAATCAAAAGAGAACTTCTATATCGAGTCATTCAGCATTCAGGGGCAGATGCTCTAAAAGGTCTAGTTGCTAAAGGTAATTTAAGACCAATTTATAAAATTTGTGAATATATTCAACATCATTTTACAGAAAAAATAACCGTGGAAATGCTTGCTGAGCAAGCCAATATGAGTACTTCTGCATTTCATAAAGCATTTAAACAAGTCACATTACATGCTCCTTTGCAATATTTAAAAATCGTACGGTTGCATAAGGCTAAACAAATATTGCAAAACGAAAACCAAAGTGTTGCTCAGGCAGCTTATGCTGTTGGTTACCAAGGCTCATCGCAATTTAGTCGTGAGTTTAAAAAACAGTTTGGTTTTTCCCCTAATCAAGTCAATTCAGATGTTGATAAGGAATGA